Sequence from the Ancalomicrobiaceae bacterium S20 genome:
GCCGTTGTTAGTTGTGTTTTCATAAATGAATTGTTTAGAGGCTCACGTTAATCTCCAGCTTGCGATGCCCTAACGACGCACCGCGTGAAGCGAGATATTGCACTGCGATGGCGCACGACTCTGACGTCGAAACGTTCGACTCACTGCCGCAACGCCAATGCCGTGCACGTTCGCGACAACGACTCATGCGCGAACGATTTCGTTCGGGAAATGCGGAGATCGACAGACGATGACCCTGGGCCTTCTCGAGGACCGCGCCGTCCGGGCGACCGACAAGCGCGGCGCGCTGTTTGCCGACGTGTCGGCCAGGCTCGAGAAGGCGCGGCTCGAGATCGAGCAGCGCTTTCTGGCCGGCGGCGCCGCGCTGATGGCGGTCCGGGAACTGGTTGGAGAGCTGCTTACAGCACTCGACGGCATCGTCTCTTCGCTCAGTGACACCAACGCGCAATTCGCCACCGAACGGCTGCGGCATGCCGTCGGCGAACTGCGCGGCCGCATCGACGCCGAACGGCGTCGCCAGGGCGAGCTCGAAAGCATCGTCTCGACCGGCGCGACGCTCGAGCCGGTGATCCGGGAGATGAAGGACATCCTGCGCCATCTCGGCATCTGCGCGATCGAGACCAAGATCGCCGGCGCCGACAGCGGCGAATTCCTGAGCTTCGCGGACGACATCAGCAACTTCGTCCGCCTGTCGGATGAGGAAGTCACCCGGTTCGTGTCGCTGCTGCGCCAGATCGGCGACCAGCTGAACGGTCTCGGCAGCGAGAGCGGCCGCGCGGTCGCGCAGATCGGCGAGGCGTTCCCGACCGTTTCGGCGACCCTGGTCGGCGCGGTCGACACCATCGACCAGCGCCGCCGCCAGCTCGAGAAGACCGCCGAGCACGCGAGCGGGTTGATGCGCAACGTGCAGACCAAGGTCGGCACCATCCTGTCGGCCCTGCAGGTCGGCGACGCGACGCGCCAGCGCATCGAGCACATCCAGAACGGCATCCGCCTCGTCTCGGAAATGTCGGAGGGCGGCGAGGATGCGGACGCGCTGTCGACCGCCGCGCATCGGCTGTTCACCGTCCTGCTCGAGGCTCTGCATGCCGACTTCAACGTGCAGACGCGCCAGATCGTCGTGACGCTGCAGTCGCTCGCCAGCGACGCGCAATCGATCCTCGCGCTCCACGGCACGCTGGCGCGCGACGACGGCGACCGCAGCCCCATGCAGGCGGTCGAAAGCGGCGTCGCCACCGTGCGCCAGCTCGTCGCCGGCATCGAGCAGGCGCACCGGCGCACGAGCCTCGCCCGCGAGGAAACGGCCCGGCTGGCCGGACAGTTGCTCGACGATGCCGGCAGCATCGGCAATCTGCGCAATGTGCGCGACGACATCCGCTGCCTGGCGATCAACGCCAGCCTGCGCTGCGCGCGTCTCGGCGCCAAGGGGCGCGCGGTCGGCGCCATCGCGGGCGAGATCAACGCAGTCGGTGATCGCCTCGGGCAGGCGGCCGAGCGTGTGCTCGGCAGTCTCGAACAGATCCGCGACCAGGTCGCCCACATCTTCGACGAAGCCGGCGGCGCCGACATTTCGGGGGAGCTCGACTCCGTCGCCGAGACGCTGCGCAACGTCAATGCCGGGACCGACCGTCATGTCGCGGTGATCCAGCGCCAGGGCGGCAGCGTGGTCAGCCGGATCGCGGACATCGCCCGCGACCTCGACTTCGGCAGTTCGCTCGGCGAAACCCTCGGCGACTGCACCCGTGTGCTGCGCGCCGACTTCCCCAATACAAAGGTCGACTACGTAAACCCCCTTATCCGCCGTTTTGCCGAGCATCAAATTGGATGTTACACCATGGCAAGCGAGCGCGATCTGCATCGCAATGTCTTTCAGGGAGTCTTTTCAAGCACTTCCGCCGGATCCGAAATCACCATTACCCACACGACTGCGACTAACTCAACGGAAGATTTCGACGATTGCTTTCTATAATTTCAATTGCATTGCATCATAATTTTAGTATGCTTATAAAATAACAGTTCTTTTTAATATTTCATTTAGGTAACAGGGCGAGAATCGTAGAGCCAGACAGAAGGCTCTGCCATGAACGAAATTACAGAACGCCCCGACGCATCGGCGGATCAGGTCGCCATGACCATCCGCGGTATCCAGTCCACACGCGGCCTGCTCATCCAGGCGCTAGCCGGCACTGACAAGCTCACGCTCCAGTTTCCCGACGATGCCCCGGTCGATCTCAGCTTCGTCCAGTTGGTCGAAGCCGCCAGGTCGACTGCGCAACGCGATGGAAAGAGCCTGAGCCTGGCGAAGCCGGCCGGCGCGAACATTCGCCGTGTCCTCGAGCGCGGCGGCTTTCTCACCGGCGCACCAGACGCCGCTCGTTTCTGGTTGCACCAGGAGGGTTGACCCATGAGCGCACACATTCTGACAGTTGATGACTCGGCTTCCGTCCGAATGACGACCCGCATCGCCCTGACTTCGGCCGGCTTCAACGTCACCGAGGCGGTCGATGGTCTCGACGGTCTGGCAAAGGCCAAGTCAAAGCGTTTTGACGCGATCGTCACCGATCTCAACATGCCCAACATGGACGGGCTCAAGATGATCGAGGAGATGCGCCGTCTGCCCAACCAGATCGGCGTTCCGATCGTCTTCCTCACCACCGAATCCGATGCGGATCTGAAGAGCCGCGCGAAGGCGGCCGGCGCGACCGCCTGGCTCACCAAGCCGTTCGATTCCGGTCAGTTGGTCAAGCTGGTGACGAAGGTGCTCGGACGATGACAACGATCGACCCCGTCGAAATCTTTCGCGCCGAGGCCGCCGAACTGCTCGAGCAGATCGAGCAGGGCCTGCTCGACATGGCGCACCGGCTCGACGATCAGTCTCTGATCGACGCCGTCTTCCGCGGCCTGCACACCCTCAAGGGGTCCGGCGCGATGTTCGGGTTCGAGGCGCTCGCCGCCTTCACCCACCACTGCGAGACCGCGTTCGACCGCGTCCGCAAGGGCCAGGCGCCCGCGACCGCCGAACTGGTCTTCGCCGTTCTCGCCGCCCGCGACCACATGCGCTCGCTGGTCGAGGATCCGGCCGACGATCGCGCGGCCGAAGGCGCCTTCTTGCTGCAGCAGCTCCAGGCGGCGGTCGACGGCAGCGGCGCCGTCCATGCTCCGGCGGCCGCATCGGAACCGGTCGCCGCCGCGATCGAGGAAGCCGCCGCAAGCTCCGACGAACATCGCTGGCGCATCCGTTTCGCGCTGCCGGAGGACACGCTCGTCAACGGCACCAACCCGCTGACCTTCCTCGACGAACTGCGCGAGATGGGCACCTGCGAGGTGACGGTCGACACGAGCAAGGTGCCGGCGCTCGAAGACCTCGACCCGACCCGTCTTCATCTCGCCTGGACCGTCGATCTCGTCACCGACCGCTCGCGCGGCGACATCGAGGACGTGTTCCTGTTCGTCATGGACGAGATGATGCTCGAGATCGAGGATCGTGGTCCTGCCGCGGCCCCGCGGCTGCCGACCGCGATGGTGGCCGATGCCGCTCCCGTCGCCGAGGCCAAGCCGGCCGAGACGGCGGCCGGGACCGAAGTCGCCGCGCGGCCGAGCGCGGCCCAGCCCGCCGGCCGCAGCGATCCGAACGATCCGAAGAGCCGCCGCAAGGCCGAGAGCGTGCGCGTGCCGGCGGAACGGCTCGACGAGCTGATGGACCGCGTCGGCGAACTGGTGATCGCGCAGTCGCGCCTCACCCAGATCGCCGGCACCAGCACCGACGTGCAGCTGCGCACGGTCAGCGAGGAAATGGAACGGCTGTGCAGCGAGCTGCGCACCACCATGATGGTGCTGCGCATGGTGCCGGTCGGCACGCTGTTCGAGCGCTTCCGCCGCCTCGTGCACGACCTGCAGCGCGACACCGGCAAGACCATCGAGCTCGTCACCGAGGGTGAAGCGACCGAGATGGACAAGACCGTGATCGAGCGTCTCGCCGATCCGCTGGTGCATCTGGTCCGCAACGCCGCCGACCACGGCCTCGAAACCCCGACCGAACGCGTGGCCGCGGGCAAGCCGGCGGCCGGCCGCATCACGCTCTCGGCCCGTCAGGCCGGCGGCGAGGTGATCGTGACCATCGCCGACGACGGCCGCGGCATCGACCATGACCGGGTCCGCGCCAAGGCGGAGTCGGTCGGCCTGATCGCGCCCGGCGCCGTGCTGTCCGAGCAGGAGCTGCTGCAGATGATCCTGCAGCCGGGCTTCTCGACCGCGGCGACCGTCACCAACCTCTCCGGCCGCGGCGTCGGCATGGACGTGGTCAAGAAGACGGTCGACTCGCTGCGCGGCACCATCGAGATCAGCACCCGCGCGGGTGCCGGCTCGGCGATGACGCTGGCGATCCCGCTGACGCTGGCGATCATCGACGGCCTGCTCGTGCGCATCGGCAAGGGCCGCTACGTGATCCCGCTGCCGGCGGTCGAGGAATGTCTCGAACTGTCGCTCGAGGAGGACCTGCGCTCGCGGGGCCGCAGCTTCCTGTCGCTGCGCGGCGCGCTCGTGCCGTTCATCCGCCTGCGCGAGGTGTTCGCGACCGATACCCGGCCGGATCCCTACCAGAAGGTGGTGGTGGTTTCGACCGGTCAGGAGCGGGTCGGGCTCGTCGTCGATCAGATCATCGGCGACCACCAGACCGTCATCAAGTCCATGTCCAAGCTGCACGACGACGTCGATACGTTCTCCGGGGCGACGATCCTCGGCGACGGCAGCGTGGCGCTGATCCTCGACGTCGCCAATCTGGTGGCTGCGGGTCAGAAGCAGGAGGCGCAGCTGCGCGCGACCGCATGACCACGAACCTTGCTCTCGCAAACACTGCCCTCGCCTGGGGCGACGAAGGCGAAATGGAGGCTCTGACCTTCGACATCGCCGGGGAAACCTTCGCCCTCGAGGCCACCATCGTGCGGGAGATCCTCGATCTCCT
This genomic interval carries:
- a CDS encoding chemotaxis protein CheA, encoding MTTIDPVEIFRAEAAELLEQIEQGLLDMAHRLDDQSLIDAVFRGLHTLKGSGAMFGFEALAAFTHHCETAFDRVRKGQAPATAELVFAVLAARDHMRSLVEDPADDRAAEGAFLLQQLQAAVDGSGAVHAPAAASEPVAAAIEEAAASSDEHRWRIRFALPEDTLVNGTNPLTFLDELREMGTCEVTVDTSKVPALEDLDPTRLHLAWTVDLVTDRSRGDIEDVFLFVMDEMMLEIEDRGPAAAPRLPTAMVADAAPVAEAKPAETAAGTEVAARPSAAQPAGRSDPNDPKSRRKAESVRVPAERLDELMDRVGELVIAQSRLTQIAGTSTDVQLRTVSEEMERLCSELRTTMMVLRMVPVGTLFERFRRLVHDLQRDTGKTIELVTEGEATEMDKTVIERLADPLVHLVRNAADHGLETPTERVAAGKPAAGRITLSARQAGGEVIVTIADDGRGIDHDRVRAKAESVGLIAPGAVLSEQELLQMILQPGFSTAATVTNLSGRGVGMDVVKKTVDSLRGTIEISTRAGAGSAMTLAIPLTLAIIDGLLVRIGKGRYVIPLPAVEECLELSLEEDLRSRGRSFLSLRGALVPFIRLREVFATDTRPDPYQKVVVVSTGQERVGLVVDQIIGDHQTVIKSMSKLHDDVDTFSGATILGDGSVALILDVANLVAAGQKQEAQLRATA
- a CDS encoding response regulator; protein product: MSAHILTVDDSASVRMTTRIALTSAGFNVTEAVDGLDGLAKAKSKRFDAIVTDLNMPNMDGLKMIEEMRRLPNQIGVPIVFLTTESDADLKSRAKAAGATAWLTKPFDSGQLVKLVTKVLGR